Below is a genomic region from Petrotoga miotherma DSM 10691.
ATTCTTTAGATGAGCACTCAATGGTTCCAGAAATGATTTATATGAGTAAGGTTACTTGGGATCAATTATCAGAACAAGACAGACAAATTATAAAAATGGCTGCCCAAGCTGCTCAAGAAGCTCAAATTAAACTTTGGATTGATCAAGAAAAAGCTGCTTTGAAAGCTGTACAAGATGAAGGTGTGACGATTATTCATCCAGAAAAGCAGCCATTTATAGATGCTATGGAGAATGTTTATAAAAAATATGGTGCAAAATATTCTGATCTCATTGAACAAATCCAATCGATAGAATGAGTTTCCTTTTGGGGAAGGGGGGAAAACTCTCCCCTTCTCTTCATAATTTTAAAGGTAGCACAAACTTCCCAACAGAAGGAGGAAACGAAAATGCATAGATTTTTCGAAAGGGTTGACAAAATCTTTTTTGCTTTATTGGGTGCTGCACTACTTTTTAATGTTGTTATCACATTTTCACAAGTAGTTGCTAGATATGTTTTTAATTCCCCTTTAGTTTGGCAGGAAGAAATGTCAGGTGTAACAATGATTTATTTAGTGGTTGTAGGGACTACATGGGGAATCAGGAAATCCATTCATATTTCGATTTCGGTAGTTTCCAACTTTTTATTTAAGAAAATCCCTATAATACCCGATATATTGGAAATTTTAGGGTATATTGCTTACTCCATTCTAGCAATCATTTATGGATTCCAACTTTCAGACTTAACAAAATTTCAAACATTGCCTACCCTCGGAATAAAGCAATCTTACATTTATGGGGTTATTCCTATTAGCGGTTTTATAATGCTTTATTTTGTATTTGAAAAAATATTTGAATTGTGGAAAAGCAAAAAAGAGGGGGATAAAATATGAATGCTGCTATTATACTTATTGCAAGTTTCTTAGTGATGATTTTTCTGAGAATACCTATATCCTTTTCCCTACTTTTTTCCTCTTTTTTAACGGTATTTTATTTAGGACTTCCACCAATGATTGCATTACAAAGAATGGCTGACCCGCTTGATAACATTTCTTTGATGGCTATCCCTTTTTTCATTTTAGCCGGGCAGATAATGGCTGAATCAGGGATAGCAAAAAGATTAGTTGATTTTGCTAATCTTATGGTTGGAAGAATACGCGGGGGATTAGCTTTTGCGAATATTGTGGCATCAATGTTTTTTGGTGGAATGTCAGGATCTTCTGTGGCCGATACAGCCTCAATTGGTTCTATTTTAATACCAGAAATGGAAAAACATGGTTATGAGAAAGACTATTCTATCGCAGTTACTGTTACGTCTTCAACGGAAGGTTTAGTAATACCTCCTAGTCACAACGCAATAATCTACGCTCAAGCTGCTGGTGGCGTTTCTATAGCGAGTTTATTCCTAGCTGGTGCAATACCAGGAATTATGATAGGTTTAGGTTTGATGATACCCTCTTACATTATAGCAGTAAAAAAAGGATATCCTAAAGGGAATCCTCCAAAAGGAAAAGCCGCTTTAAAAGTTGCTTTAGATTCTATTTGGGGACTGATGACTATTGTAATTATTCTTGGAGGTGTTTTGTCAGGGATATTTACGGCAACAGAATCGTCAGTAATTGCTGTAGTATACGCTTTATTAATTGCTACTCTTGTATATAAAGAATTAACAATAACAAAATTTCTCAAAATTATGAGAGAAACTTTAGAAACTACTATAGCCGTTCTTTTTTTAATTGGGGCAGCTTCTGCTTTTGGTTGGCTATTAGCCTATCTAAATATTCCAGAATTGGTTGCAAATATAATCTTAAATATCTCCTCCAATAAGTACATAATTTTACTGATAATAAACGCTGTTTTGCTGTTGTTAGGAATGATTATGGATATGGCACCTTTGATAGTTATAACTACTCCAATATTCTTACCCCTCGTTGTAGATTTAGGCATCAGTCCTATACACTTTGGAATAATTATGATGATAAACTTGGGAATAGGATTATGTACCCCTCCTGTCGGAAACACCTTATTTGTTGGAACGGTAGTCGGAAAGTCAACTATCGAAAATGTTTTCAAAGCAATGTGGCCATTTTATCTTGCCATGATTGGAATACTGTTACTAGTAACATATGTTCCGTTTTTTGCAGAATGGTTACCATCTTTAATTTCATTCTAGAAAGTGAAGGCGGATTAAAATGAGCAATAAGGTTAGATTTGGCATGATAGGTGTTGGGAGCGTGGCCAAAGTTCATGCTAAAGCTTTACAAAGTTTAGAAAATGGACAATTAGTAGCAATCTCTACGAGAAACAAAAGAAAAGGAGAAATTTTTGCAAAAGAGTTTGATTGTGATTATTACAATGATTACAGAGAGCTCCTAGAAAAAAGCAACATAGACGTAGTATGCGTTACTCTTCCAAGTGGATTACATGCAGATATTGGAATAGAAGCTGCAAAATTCGGAAAACATGTTGTAGTTGAAAAACCTATAGACATAACCCTTAAAAAGGCCGACGCACTGATAAATGAGTGTGAAAAACAACATGTGCTATTAAGTGTAATTTTTCAAAGGAGATTTTCAGACGCAATAATAAAATTAAAAAAATCCATAGAAAAAGGCGATTTTGGACAACTGGATTTTGGTGCAGCTCATACTAAATGGTATAGAAGCCAAGATTACTTTAACGATAGTGATTGGCGTGGAACATGGCGTTTAGATGGAGGAGGGGCCTTAATTAACCAGTCAATACACTATGTTGATCTCCTGCGGTACACTGTGGGAGAAATTGATGAGGTTTTTGCTTTTTCCACCACAAGAATGCATGATATCGAAGTAGAAGATATTTTAACTGGGACAATTAAGTTCAAAAATGGTGCACTTGGACTCATTGAAGCTAACACAGCTGCTTACCCAGGATTGTATTCCAGATTGGACGTTTATAGTGAAAAAGGATTAGTCGTCATTGTCGACGATAAAATAGACACTTGGAAAACGGACCAATATACATTTGAAAGAAAGGAAAATGAAAAGCAAAAAAATGGACAAAACTCTCCAGAAATCGATTACTATTTGCATCAAAGACAGTTAAAAAATATAATAGAAAGTATTTTAGAAAATAAAAAACCTATGGTCAGTGGAATAGATGCCAGAAATACCTTATCAGTAGTATTAGCGTTATATGAGTCATCAAGAACCAAGAGACCTCAGAAGGTTGATATTATATAAAGTTAAGATGTGTAAAATTTAATAGACAGTTGTCCTTGTGGACTGTCGAATGAGGGAAATGCTATATATATTGTTTTAAAATTTTCTAAGACATCATAAAAATTAAATTAGAGGAGGTCAAAAAAATGTCTTTTTTGGATGAAAATTATTTACTACAAAACAACACTTCGAAGATGTTGTATAATACAATTAAAGATCTCCCGATCTTAGATGCTCACAATCACGGGGATGTGAAGGAGATCGTTGAGAACAAAGGTTGGGATGATATCTGGCAAGTTGAAGGAGCCACCGATCATTATGTGTGGGAATTAATGAGAAAAAGAGGTGTCCCCGAAGAAAAGATAACTGGAAATGCTTCAAATAAGGAAAAGTGGATGGCATTGGCTGAAGTTTTCCCTGAGTTCGTTGGCAATCCTACATACGAATGGATACACCTCGATCTAAAAAGAAGGTTTAAAATAGAGGATACCATTTCAAAGTATACGGCTGAAAAGATATGGCAAGATACTTCTCTATTACTAAAAAGCGAAAGTATGAAACCTCAACGATTATTAAAAGAAATGAACGTAGAAATAATGTGTACAACAAATGATCCAACAGAGGACCTCTCATATCATGAAAAAGCTAAAGATATTGAAGGAATAAAGATTCTCCCCACTTGGAGACCCGACAAAGCTATGAACATTGAAAAAGAAAATTGGAAAGATTTTGTAGAAAAGTTAGGAGAAATAACAAAAGAAAATGTTGAACATTTTGATGGTTTTTTAAATGCCCTTTACAAAACACACACAAAATTTGATGAACTCGGTGGTGTTTCGAGTGACCATGGTATATTTGAACCGATTTCATACCCGGTTGAAAGAGAAAGAGTAAATGAAGTATATGAAAAAGCACTTTCAAATAAAGAGTTAACAAAGCAAGAAAGTTCAGACTTTAAATCCTTTATGTTTTATGAATTTGGCAAGATGAACGCTGAAAGCAATTGGGTTATGCAATTACATATTGGCGCTATACGAGATTATAGAGACAAGTTATATAGTACTTTGGGGCCAGACACCGGAGGAGATATTTCAACTAGCAACGTTGACTTGGCAAATGGGTTAAAATACTTTTTAAACCACTTTGATGAAAAATTGAAAGTTGTTTTGTACTGTTTGGATCCATCACTATTTCCAACCGTTGCCACAATAGCAAGGGCCTTTCCAAGCGTTAGCCTTGGAGCGCCTTGGTGGTTCAACGACAGCCCCTTTGGAATGGAGATGTATTTAAAATATATATCCACCGTTGACCTTCTTAGCGACTTAGCTGGTTGGGTAACAGATTCAAGAAAGCTAATCTCTTACGGTTCAAGGACAGAGATGTTCAGAAGAGAGTTGTCTAACGTGGTTGGTGAAATGGTAGAAAAAGGTCAAATACCTATCAGGGAAGCATTTGATTTGGTGAGAGACATTAGTTACTTTAGACCAAAAAAGTTGTTTTTTGAAAAAATTTAGATAAAAATTATTGAACTCGGAGGTACTAATTCGATGAAAAAAGCATCCTTGTCTTCTTTAAAAGAAAACAATGCAGCACTTATTTTTCAATCATTAAGGATTAATGGCCCTATGACAAGGGCTGAAATTGCAAGAGAAACACGCCTCATGCCTTCAACTGTAAGTTATATAACAAACTTTTTAATTCATAAAGGGGTATTGAAAGAAGTTGGAAGTGAGGATGTTTCTCGTGTTGGGAAAAAAGGTATTCTGCTTGATATAAACTACGATGATTTCTTGTTTATTGGATATGACGTGGGTTCTGCATATTCAAGGGTTATTGTCTCAAGCGGGAAGGGCGACATCTTATATTCCAAAAGATTCGCCTCAGAGAAAAACGACAAATTGTTGAAGCAGATTTATGAAAACATTAAAATAGTTAAAAACAAATTCAACATAATCGGCATAGGGATGGCTTTTCCTGGTTATATAGATCCAGAAAATGGAGTGGTTATAAGATCTCACAATATTGATATATCAAACTTTGAGGTAAAAAAGGTGATGAAAAAAGAGTTCAATCTACCAGCTTACGTGGACCACAACACAATAATGATGGCACGGAACTTAATTTCTAACAATTCCCACAAAGAGAAAGATTTTTGTGTAATCAACATTGGTCCTGGTATAGGAGTAGGAATAGTAAGTAACGGAAAGATATTGAGGGGATATAAGAACGCTGCGGGAGAGTTAGGCCATGTTACGGTTAACCCCGAAGGAAGAAAGTGTAACTGCGGTAAAAATGGTTGTTTGGAAACAGAAAGTTCCAGTAAGGCGATTGTTAGAAATTACGAAGAAATATCCAGGAAAAATTTAGAGTGTGAAGGAAGTCGTGAATCTCAATTAGTATATGAATTAGCCAAAAAAGGTGATGAAAATGCGGTAAAAGCGTTTGAAAGAGCTGGAAAATATTTAGGAATTGGCATTGCTACTTTAGTCAATATTTTAAATCCAGAAAAGGTCTATATAGCAGGTGGGGTGTCAAACGGCTGGGAATTTCTTAAAGACTCCACTGAACAAAGTTACAACCAGCATATATTTTACGCAAATAAAGATGTAACTATTGAAGTTTCTTCGATAGGAGAATATATAACAGCTTGTGGAGCTGCGACTTATGCCTTCGAAAAATATGCAAGAGAAGAATTAATACCATGAGGAGGAAAATTTAAATGTTTACAATTTTACCAAAGAAAGGGATCTCTTTGGGTCTTGGAGATAGAATAGGGATTGCAACCCCAGGTCATATAAAAGTTGCAAAAAAATACAACTTCTTTCCTGTTTTCGCACAACAAAGTATTAGGGAATTAAACTTTACTGGAAGAACGTTTACTGATGTAAGAAAAGACGTACTAAACGCGCTTGTTGAAGAAAATTATGTTGGAAACAGTGGATTTGATGGAGATCACTTGAAAAGTGATGAGGAGATTCAATATGCTTTAGATTCGGGAATTACAATGCTCACTTTGGATTGCTCAGAGCATATGAATAAAGATTCTTCTATAAAAGACCAAATATTTGAACAATTTTATAACAAAAGCTTTTTTGTAAACGATATGCCCATAGAATATTCAGATAAAAACGAACTGAATAAAATTGTTTCAATTTATGCCAGCGTCATCGAAAGAGTTATAGATGTATGGAACAAATTTCCAAAGGTAAATAAAAAAGAGGTAACTTTTGAAGTTTCAGTTGACGAAACAGATGTACCAACAGACGAAAAAACACATTTTTTGATCTCTAAATATATCTACGATGAAGGGGTAAAAATAGATACACTAGCCCCACGCTTCCCTGGAGAGTTTCAAAAAGCTATTGACTATATAGGAAATATACAAGAGTTTAAAAAGTCTCTTATCAAACAAAACAAAATAGCCAAATATTTTGGATATAGGCTTTCCATTCATTCTGGTAGCGATAAATTCTCTATTTATCCCATAATAGGTGAAGTTACTCAAGGGAATTACCACCTAAAAACATCTGGAACCAGCTACCTTGAAGCTATTAAGGTTGTAGCTCAGAAAGATCCAGAATTCTTCAAAAAAATCTGGCAAACATGCCTTGATAAAAGAGAGGAGATGGATAAATACTACCATCTTTCCTGTGATCCATTCTCTGTTCCAAAAGATCTATCTCCAACAGAATACCTCAAAAATATAGACGCAAGGCAAACACTGCATGTTTCATATATGTTCGTTTTGAACCCACAATACGATTTCAGAGAAAAGTTTTTTGAGATCCTTACAAAATACCAAAATGAATACTATGAAAACGTTGCAAACCATATAGAAAAACATGTAAAAGAGCTTAAAATTGAAGAAACAAAATAAAAACAAAAAACTAAGAAAACAGGAGCATTTATTAGCTAAACTTAAATAATTGCTAATAAATGCTCTTAATTGTTTGTAATCGGATTTGACAAGTAGGTTTTATTTTATTATAATTTTTTTGGTTTGAAATTAAGAAAGTTACTTTCTTAATAAGAAAACATAATAATTTTTTATAGAAGTTTATTTTTTTCCAGAATTTTTTAAAGATAATACGCACACATATTATAAAAGGAGGCCTTTTTAATGAAAAAGGAAATTAACGGGATTGTTCCACCAGTAATTACGATATTCGATTCAAAAGGAAAAGTTGATGAGAGAAGATACAGGGATTTTATTGAATTTCTTTGCAATCACGTACAAGGTCTTTTTATTTGTGGAACATATGGTTCAGGTCCATTAATGACTTTAGAAGAAAGAAAAAGAACTTTAGAAATAGCTATTGACCAGGTTAATGGGAGAATACCTGTAATAGCACATGTTGGAAGCGCTGTTCCAGAGCATGTCTTAGAATTGGCTCATCACGCTGAAGAAAAGGGTGCATCTGCAGTGGCCAGTGTTCCCCCTTTCTATTATAACTATTCTCAAGAAAATATAATAGATTTTTTCAAATGGCTTGTCAAACAAGTAAATTTACCTGTTTATTTATACAATAATCCCAAAACCACAGGATTAGAAATAAAAATAGAAACACTCAAGGAACTGTCTAACAATGGTTTAGCTGGAGTAAAAGATAGTACTTTTGACCTTGGTTATTTTTACGAAGTTAAGAATAATTTCAATTTCGAAGAGTTCAGTTATATATCCGGAACAGAAGCTTTTATCATTCCTACGATTCCTTTAGGTGCTGACGCTGCTATTTGTGGATTGGCAAATGCGTTTCCGGAGATAGTTGTTGAACTTTACCATAAAACAATGGCAAAAGAGTATGAAAAAGCATTTGTTCTTCAAAAGAAAGTAAATCATTTAAGAGAAATACAGCACTATACTCAAAGTACACCTGCCATTCATGCTATGCTGAAAATGAGGGGGATTGAATCTGGATACCCCAAACCACCCTTCAAATTAGTTTCAGAAGAAAAATACAATGAAATAAAAAAAGCTCTTACAGATGGTGGTTATATTGAAAGTAAATGATTGGAGAGGGATTAAATGAAAAAAGTACTCGGAATGGGAGAAATAATGGTTCAATTTAATCCAACAGAAAAAGGCCCTTTATTGTATCAACGTATGTTTGAAAGACATGTCGCGGGTTCTGAAGCAAATATAATTATTCAAATGCAGAAGCTTGATGTTAAAACTAGTTTTTTTACGGCGGTCGGATCTGATCCCTTTGGTGAAATAATTATTAATACGTTAAGAGAAGAAGGTGTAGAAACAAATTTGGTGAAGATAGACGAAGGTAATCCTACAGGAATTTACTTTGTACAAAGAAGTTATCCATATCCAGGAAAGACAACTGTATTTTATTATCGTGAAAACTCCGCTGCAAGTAAAATTACGTGTGATGATATAAAGGAAGAAGTGTTTGAGGATGTGGATATGCTTATAATTAGTGGAATTACACCTGCTTTAAATGAAAGTGTTAGAAACTGTGCTCTTAAAATTGTTGAAATGTCAAAAAGTAGAGGTATTAAGGTAGTTTTCGACACTAATATACGCATAAAATTGCTAAAAAATAAAGAAAAAGCGCTGGAATGCGTACAGCCGTTCTTAGAAAAAGCTGATATTGTATTTACTGGGATGGGTGATTTGAATTTCCTTTTTAAAGGGGAGTTTGAAGACAAAAAAAATCAACTAAAAGAACTTGCAAAGAACACAGAAATCATGGTTATAAAAATGGGAGAAAAAGGAGCCATTGCTCTATACGATGGGCATACCTATAAGCAAGATTCGTTCAAAGTCCCTGTTGTTGATGAATTAGGGGCAGGTGATGCTTTTGATGGTGCATTTCTTGCTTCCATTTTAAAAGGATACGACGTTAAGACCGC
It encodes:
- a CDS encoding ROK family transcriptional regulator; this translates as MKKASLSSLKENNAALIFQSLRINGPMTRAEIARETRLMPSTVSYITNFLIHKGVLKEVGSEDVSRVGKKGILLDINYDDFLFIGYDVGSAYSRVIVSSGKGDILYSKRFASEKNDKLLKQIYENIKIVKNKFNIIGIGMAFPGYIDPENGVVIRSHNIDISNFEVKKVMKKEFNLPAYVDHNTIMMARNLISNNSHKEKDFCVINIGPGIGVGIVSNGKILRGYKNAAGELGHVTVNPEGRKCNCGKNGCLETESSSKAIVRNYEEISRKNLECEGSRESQLVYELAKKGDENAVKAFERAGKYLGIGIATLVNILNPEKVYIAGGVSNGWEFLKDSTEQSYNQHIFYANKDVTIEVSSIGEYITACGAATYAFEKYAREELIP
- a CDS encoding TRAP transporter large permease translates to MNAAIILIASFLVMIFLRIPISFSLLFSSFLTVFYLGLPPMIALQRMADPLDNISLMAIPFFILAGQIMAESGIAKRLVDFANLMVGRIRGGLAFANIVASMFFGGMSGSSVADTASIGSILIPEMEKHGYEKDYSIAVTVTSSTEGLVIPPSHNAIIYAQAAGGVSIASLFLAGAIPGIMIGLGLMIPSYIIAVKKGYPKGNPPKGKAALKVALDSIWGLMTIVIILGGVLSGIFTATESSVIAVVYALLIATLVYKELTITKFLKIMRETLETTIAVLFLIGAASAFGWLLAYLNIPELVANIILNISSNKYIILLIINAVLLLLGMIMDMAPLIVITTPIFLPLVVDLGISPIHFGIIMMINLGIGLCTPPVGNTLFVGTVVGKSTIENVFKAMWPFYLAMIGILLLVTYVPFFAEWLPSLISF
- a CDS encoding Gfo/Idh/MocA family protein; translated protein: MSNKVRFGMIGVGSVAKVHAKALQSLENGQLVAISTRNKRKGEIFAKEFDCDYYNDYRELLEKSNIDVVCVTLPSGLHADIGIEAAKFGKHVVVEKPIDITLKKADALINECEKQHVLLSVIFQRRFSDAIIKLKKSIEKGDFGQLDFGAAHTKWYRSQDYFNDSDWRGTWRLDGGGALINQSIHYVDLLRYTVGEIDEVFAFSTTRMHDIEVEDILTGTIKFKNGALGLIEANTAAYPGLYSRLDVYSEKGLVVIVDDKIDTWKTDQYTFERKENEKQKNGQNSPEIDYYLHQRQLKNIIESILENKKPMVSGIDARNTLSVVLALYESSRTKRPQKVDII
- a CDS encoding dihydrodipicolinate synthase family protein, with product MKKEINGIVPPVITIFDSKGKVDERRYRDFIEFLCNHVQGLFICGTYGSGPLMTLEERKRTLEIAIDQVNGRIPVIAHVGSAVPEHVLELAHHAEEKGASAVASVPPFYYNYSQENIIDFFKWLVKQVNLPVYLYNNPKTTGLEIKIETLKELSNNGLAGVKDSTFDLGYFYEVKNNFNFEEFSYISGTEAFIIPTIPLGADAAICGLANAFPEIVVELYHKTMAKEYEKAFVLQKKVNHLREIQHYTQSTPAIHAMLKMRGIESGYPKPPFKLVSEEKYNEIKKALTDGGYIESK
- a CDS encoding sugar kinase, which gives rise to MKKVLGMGEIMVQFNPTEKGPLLYQRMFERHVAGSEANIIIQMQKLDVKTSFFTAVGSDPFGEIIINTLREEGVETNLVKIDEGNPTGIYFVQRSYPYPGKTTVFYYRENSAASKITCDDIKEEVFEDVDMLIISGITPALNESVRNCALKIVEMSKSRGIKVVFDTNIRIKLLKNKEKALECVQPFLEKADIVFTGMGDLNFLFKGEFEDKKNQLKELAKNTEIMVIKMGEKGAIALYDGHTYKQDSFKVPVVDELGAGDAFDGAFLASILKGYDVKTALKYGCAAGAITVSLKGDIEPLPKWNDLKLFLDIHSSGESKLLR
- a CDS encoding tagaturonate epimerase family protein, producing MFTILPKKGISLGLGDRIGIATPGHIKVAKKYNFFPVFAQQSIRELNFTGRTFTDVRKDVLNALVEENYVGNSGFDGDHLKSDEEIQYALDSGITMLTLDCSEHMNKDSSIKDQIFEQFYNKSFFVNDMPIEYSDKNELNKIVSIYASVIERVIDVWNKFPKVNKKEVTFEVSVDETDVPTDEKTHFLISKYIYDEGVKIDTLAPRFPGEFQKAIDYIGNIQEFKKSLIKQNKIAKYFGYRLSIHSGSDKFSIYPIIGEVTQGNYHLKTSGTSYLEAIKVVAQKDPEFFKKIWQTCLDKREEMDKYYHLSCDPFSVPKDLSPTEYLKNIDARQTLHVSYMFVLNPQYDFREKFFEILTKYQNEYYENVANHIEKHVKELKIEETK
- a CDS encoding TRAP transporter small permease; this translates as MHRFFERVDKIFFALLGAALLFNVVITFSQVVARYVFNSPLVWQEEMSGVTMIYLVVVGTTWGIRKSIHISISVVSNFLFKKIPIIPDILEILGYIAYSILAIIYGFQLSDLTKFQTLPTLGIKQSYIYGVIPISGFIMLYFVFEKIFELWKSKKEGDKI
- the uxaC gene encoding glucuronate isomerase, coding for MSFLDENYLLQNNTSKMLYNTIKDLPILDAHNHGDVKEIVENKGWDDIWQVEGATDHYVWELMRKRGVPEEKITGNASNKEKWMALAEVFPEFVGNPTYEWIHLDLKRRFKIEDTISKYTAEKIWQDTSLLLKSESMKPQRLLKEMNVEIMCTTNDPTEDLSYHEKAKDIEGIKILPTWRPDKAMNIEKENWKDFVEKLGEITKENVEHFDGFLNALYKTHTKFDELGGVSSDHGIFEPISYPVERERVNEVYEKALSNKELTKQESSDFKSFMFYEFGKMNAESNWVMQLHIGAIRDYRDKLYSTLGPDTGGDISTSNVDLANGLKYFLNHFDEKLKVVLYCLDPSLFPTVATIARAFPSVSLGAPWWFNDSPFGMEMYLKYISTVDLLSDLAGWVTDSRKLISYGSRTEMFRRELSNVVGEMVEKGQIPIREAFDLVRDISYFRPKKLFFEKI